One segment of Geminicoccaceae bacterium DNA contains the following:
- a CDS encoding GGDEF domain-containing protein: MSDSEDDSPTIADAEGAVDRPPRACCLDREDDREDGQENADRSDGCRPEPASHAPLTSRSLAEQLRITEHDLDARKKLFLLDDRDTRILREARQRLKPHVDEVVDRFYKHQLSVPRVDLIIGDSDTLARLRSVLRRYVNEIFEGIFDIAYVNSRLRIGKIHHRLNVAPRLYIAAVFHLEMMICDVISREFGPDRDGATAVQRSVHKVLMFDTQLIFDTFINGFVGEIKEARDAAETHAIQLKEMLSARTAQLEAASRKDPLTGLGNPRMLREVLRREVIRSERYSRPLSVVFIDLDGFKTINDRHGHHAGDRLLRQLAGIMQSQSRDCDTACRYGGDEFVLIMPETRAAGAQQMLERMGGRLRQTFDLAVRVSAGIVEYAGYPKMTIDDLLARADRSMYAAKRRSKENGDDDVIVWCEIHPS, translated from the coding sequence TTGAGCGATTCCGAGGATGATTCCCCTACGATTGCCGATGCAGAGGGGGCCGTCGACCGGCCGCCACGTGCCTGTTGCCTGGATCGCGAGGACGACCGGGAGGATGGGCAGGAAAACGCCGACCGGTCCGACGGTTGCCGGCCGGAGCCCGCCTCGCATGCGCCGCTGACCAGTCGCTCGCTGGCGGAACAGCTCCGGATCACCGAGCACGATCTGGACGCGCGCAAGAAGCTCTTTCTCCTCGACGACCGGGATACGCGCATTCTCCGCGAGGCGAGACAGAGGCTGAAGCCGCATGTTGACGAGGTTGTCGACAGGTTTTACAAACACCAGCTTTCGGTGCCCCGTGTCGATCTCATCATCGGCGATAGCGACACTCTCGCCCGTCTGCGTTCGGTCCTTCGGCGATATGTCAACGAGATCTTCGAAGGGATATTCGACATTGCCTATGTCAACAGCCGGTTGCGGATCGGCAAGATTCATCATCGCCTGAATGTCGCCCCCCGGCTCTATATCGCCGCCGTATTCCATCTCGAGATGATGATCTGTGACGTCATCAGCCGGGAATTCGGGCCGGACAGGGACGGTGCGACCGCCGTGCAGCGTTCGGTCCACAAGGTGCTGATGTTCGATACCCAGTTGATTTTCGACACCTTCATCAACGGGTTCGTGGGCGAGATCAAGGAGGCCCGTGACGCCGCCGAGACCCATGCCATCCAGCTCAAGGAGATGCTGTCGGCACGTACCGCCCAGCTCGAGGCCGCCAGCCGCAAGGACCCGCTGACGGGGCTCGGCAATCCGCGGATGCTGCGCGAGGTGCTGCGTCGTGAAGTCATCCGCAGCGAGCGATATTCCCGTCCCCTGTCGGTGGTCTTCATCGACCTCGATGGTTTCAAGACGATCAACGATCGACACGGTCACCATGCCGGCGACAGGCTGCTCAGGCAACTGGCGGGAATCATGCAGTCGCAAAGCCGTGACTGCGACACGGCCTGCCGGTATGGCGGCGACGAGTTCGTCCTCATCATGCCCGAGACCCGGGCCGCCGGTGCGCAGCAGATGCTCGAACGCATGGGCGGGAGACTCCGGCAGACCTTCGATCTTGCCGTCCGTGTCAGTGCCGGCATCGTCGAATATGCCGGATATCCGAAAATGACCATCGACGATCTCCTGGCCCGGGCGGATCGGTCCATGTATGCGGCCAAGCGCAGGTCGAAGGAGAACGGCGACGACGACGTGATTGTCTGGTGTGAAATCCATCCCTCCTGA
- a CDS encoding PaaI family thioesterase, whose product MDRRYRQQENTVPPTVIPANATRIRESFARQTMMTSLGAELASIEHGRVTITAPVLQGFRQQQGFAHGGLVFTLGDTAAGYAALSVMPADVEVLSVELKINLLAPGRGRLVAEGRVVRPGRRLVVVTADVWSEDPSGHRARIALLQGTMIPVRP is encoded by the coding sequence ATGGATCGCCGGTACCGTCAGCAGGAGAACACCGTGCCCCCGACCGTCATCCCCGCCAACGCGACCCGGATCAGGGAGAGTTTCGCCCGGCAGACGATGATGACCTCGTTGGGCGCGGAGCTGGCTTCCATCGAGCACGGTCGGGTGACGATCACGGCGCCGGTCCTGCAGGGTTTCCGCCAGCAGCAGGGCTTCGCCCATGGCGGCCTTGTCTTCACGCTGGGCGATACGGCAGCGGGCTACGCGGCGTTGAGCGTCATGCCGGCCGATGTCGAGGTGCTGAGCGTCGAACTCAAGATCAACCTCCTTGCTCCCGGACGGGGGCGCCTTGTCGCCGAGGGACGCGTCGTTCGACCCGGCCGCCGCCTCGTCGTCGTCACTGCCGACGTCTGGTCCGAGGATCCCTCGGGTCATCGCGCCCGGATCGCCCTGCTTCAGGGAACGATGATACCCGTCCGCCCGTGA
- a CDS encoding phasin family protein encodes MAVKPVTPRFVAPKFNADALIALQKSNIETLVQAQTILIDAAQAISKVQYGWVAESLKAFEGAFEGNVTARKPEELMADAKAAAEKVVKVAKEEIDLGMKAQNEVVDLVTKRVAANLEEVKALAS; translated from the coding sequence ATGGCCGTCAAACCCGTCACTCCCCGTTTTGTCGCTCCGAAGTTCAACGCCGATGCGCTGATCGCCCTGCAGAAGTCCAACATCGAGACCCTCGTGCAGGCCCAGACCATCCTGATCGACGCCGCTCAGGCGATTTCCAAGGTCCAGTACGGCTGGGTCGCCGAGAGCCTCAAGGCGTTCGAGGGCGCTTTCGAGGGCAATGTCACCGCCCGCAAGCCCGAAGAGCTGATGGCTGATGCCAAGGCCGCGGCCGAGAAGGTCGTCAAGGTTGCCAAGGAAGAGATCGATCTCGGCATGAAGGCCCAGAACGAGGTCGTCGACCTGGTCACCAAGCGCGTTGCCGCCAACCTCGAAGAGGTCAAGGCTCTCGCTTCCTGA
- the htpX gene encoding zinc metalloprotease HtpX, which translates to MGLVRTGVLLAAMTALFLAIGYVLGGEGGMMMALLGAMAMNGFAFWGSADMVLRMHNAREVDRRSAPDFYGLVEQLARNAGLPMPRVFIIDSPQPNAFATGRSPSHAAVAATTGILRTLTREELAGVMAHELAHVQHRDTLLMTVAATIAGAIGFLAQFAFFFRGSSDGERTNPIAALLIMILAPIAASIVQMAISRTREFAADRRGAEICGNSRWLAGALQKIEAAAGHQPMPSVERHPATAHMFIINPLMPGGLSGLFRSHPPTAERISRLMAMAQAPRNTPPAPRGGVRASSSASSAPKASPWPVGRPAKPRARRSSVPSSGRGKR; encoded by the coding sequence ATGGGCCTCGTTCGAACCGGCGTCCTGCTCGCCGCCATGACCGCGTTGTTCCTCGCCATCGGATATGTGCTCGGAGGCGAAGGCGGCATGATGATGGCGCTGCTGGGGGCCATGGCGATGAACGGCTTTGCCTTCTGGGGATCGGCGGACATGGTGCTGCGGATGCACAATGCCCGCGAGGTGGACCGCCGGTCGGCACCGGATTTCTACGGGCTGGTCGAGCAGCTGGCCAGGAATGCCGGGCTGCCGATGCCACGCGTCTTCATCATCGACAGCCCGCAACCCAACGCGTTTGCCACCGGTCGCAGCCCGTCCCACGCCGCCGTCGCGGCCACGACCGGCATCCTGCGGACATTGACCCGCGAGGAGCTGGCCGGCGTGATGGCGCATGAACTGGCCCATGTGCAGCATCGCGACACCCTGCTGATGACGGTCGCGGCCACCATCGCCGGTGCGATAGGCTTCCTTGCCCAGTTCGCCTTCTTCTTTCGCGGGTCCAGCGATGGCGAGCGGACCAATCCCATCGCCGCCCTGCTGATCATGATCCTGGCGCCGATCGCCGCCTCGATCGTGCAGATGGCCATCTCGCGCACCCGCGAGTTCGCCGCCGACCGTCGCGGCGCGGAGATTTGCGGGAACAGCCGCTGGCTGGCGGGCGCATTGCAGAAGATCGAAGCGGCAGCAGGCCACCAGCCCATGCCGTCGGTCGAACGCCACCCGGCAACGGCGCACATGTTCATCATCAACCCGCTGATGCCGGGCGGCCTCTCCGGGCTCTTCCGCAGCCACCCACCGACTGCCGAGCGCATCAGCCGACTGATGGCGATGGCGCAGGCACCCCGCAACACACCGCCGGCACCACGGGGCGGCGTTCGCGCTTCGTCTTCGGCATCCTCCGCTCCCAAGGCATCTCCATGGCCGGTCGGACGCCCGGCAAAACCGCGAGCCCGCCGCTCCAGTGTGCCCTCGTCCGGCCGCGGGAAGCGCTGA
- a CDS encoding MFS transporter: protein MMAASAGTAKSQVEVIGLVTTAHFFSHLYILALPPLFPVLTADAGYSATQLGVAIAVFNLLTALLQAPMGFAVDRFGSAVILAAGQALSGIAFILIGIIPGYAALLAAMVIAGIGNAVYHPADYAILAGRIDNRRAGRAFSIHTFGGYLGFAIAPPVMVGLHGMVGWQTAVLTIGIIGLLFAFVLIARQGMLEPPHQDPREPRASASDGDRWRLLFSPPILMAFLFFVAIAMSHTGFTNFGVLALERLQGLDLAHAAIPVTIYLAASAVGVLMGGWVADRISDHDRFVMVTALVAAILTLPLAFFALPFAISAILFLFIGIASGIIAPSRDMIVRKLAPEGRAGVVFGFVTTGFNAGGLIAPPLLGLAIDMDRPELVFLTSAVFFAAIIATLGLRRTAA from the coding sequence ATGATGGCGGCATCGGCAGGAACGGCAAAATCGCAGGTCGAGGTCATCGGCCTCGTCACCACGGCCCACTTCTTCTCGCATCTCTACATCCTCGCCCTACCGCCGCTCTTTCCCGTGCTCACGGCCGATGCCGGCTACAGCGCGACGCAGCTTGGCGTTGCCATTGCCGTGTTCAACCTGCTCACAGCACTTCTCCAGGCGCCCATGGGCTTTGCCGTCGACCGCTTCGGCTCCGCCGTGATCCTGGCTGCCGGCCAGGCACTCTCCGGCATTGCCTTCATCCTGATCGGCATCATACCCGGCTATGCAGCACTGCTGGCGGCCATGGTGATCGCCGGCATCGGCAATGCCGTCTATCACCCGGCCGACTATGCCATCCTCGCCGGCCGCATCGACAACCGGCGCGCCGGAAGGGCCTTTTCCATACACACTTTCGGCGGCTATCTGGGTTTTGCCATCGCCCCGCCGGTGATGGTCGGGCTTCACGGGATGGTCGGCTGGCAGACCGCCGTGCTGACCATCGGCATAATCGGCCTGCTGTTCGCCTTCGTGCTGATCGCCCGGCAGGGTATGCTGGAGCCACCGCACCAGGACCCCCGCGAACCGCGTGCGTCGGCATCGGATGGCGACAGGTGGCGCCTGCTGTTCTCGCCTCCCATTCTCATGGCCTTCCTGTTCTTTGTCGCGATCGCCATGTCGCATACGGGTTTTACCAATTTCGGAGTTCTCGCGCTGGAACGGCTGCAGGGGCTCGATCTCGCCCATGCCGCCATTCCCGTCACCATCTACCTTGCCGCCAGTGCGGTCGGCGTGCTGATGGGCGGCTGGGTCGCGGATCGCATCAGCGACCATGACCGCTTTGTGATGGTCACGGCACTGGTCGCCGCCATCCTTACCCTGCCCCTGGCCTTCTTCGCCCTTCCCTTCGCAATATCGGCGATATTGTTCCTCTTCATTGGCATCGCCAGCGGCATCATCGCCCCCTCGCGCGACATGATCGTCAGGAAGCTGGCCCCGGAGGGGCGCGCCGGCGTGGTGTTCGGCTTCGTCACGACAGGCTTCAACGCCGGCGGCCTCATCGCGCCGCCCCTGCTCGGGCTGGCCATCGACATGGACCGGCCGGAACTGGTCTTCCTCACCTCCGCCGTCTTCTTCGCCGCCATCATCGCCACGCTGGGACTGCGCCGGACGGCCGCCTGA
- a CDS encoding Ldh family oxidoreductase, giving the protein MTHTGKRYDASALRQFAQAIMQAAGFEDDKAAVTARHLVDADMMGHDTHGLNLLVPYVDHAVSGGMELGGDVEVIADRPAAITWDGRNLPGVWVTDRAVDVAIERARTYGQAAIAIRRSHHIACLQTYLPKATDQGMMVLIASSDPHVATVAPYGGRKPLYTPDPVACGIPTDDDPILIDISASITTNGMSGRLAAQGRQMDYVAYLDADGEPTREPSVITADPPGSILPLGGVDYGHKGYGLALMIEAMTQGLSGFGRSAMATGWGASVYVQVMDPAAFAGGDAFNRETGWLARACRDNPPRLGVERVRLPGERALARMRDARENGVQLYPGIMDRLLTRARELGVATPDGWTD; this is encoded by the coding sequence ATGACCCATACCGGAAAACGCTACGATGCCTCCGCCCTTCGCCAGTTCGCGCAAGCGATCATGCAGGCTGCCGGCTTTGAGGACGACAAGGCAGCCGTCACCGCACGCCATCTGGTCGATGCGGACATGATGGGGCACGACACCCACGGGTTGAACCTGCTCGTTCCCTATGTCGACCATGCCGTATCGGGCGGGATGGAGCTCGGCGGCGACGTCGAGGTCATTGCCGACCGGCCGGCGGCCATCACCTGGGACGGGCGCAACCTTCCCGGGGTGTGGGTCACCGACAGGGCCGTGGACGTCGCCATCGAACGCGCCCGCACCTATGGCCAGGCCGCCATTGCCATCCGCCGCAGCCACCACATCGCCTGCCTGCAGACCTATCTGCCCAAGGCCACCGACCAGGGCATGATGGTCCTCATCGCCTCATCCGATCCACATGTGGCGACCGTCGCCCCGTATGGAGGGAGAAAGCCGCTTTATACACCCGACCCGGTGGCTTGCGGCATTCCCACCGACGACGATCCGATCCTCATCGACATCTCCGCGTCCATCACCACCAACGGCATGAGCGGCAGGCTGGCCGCCCAGGGCCGGCAGATGGACTATGTCGCCTATCTCGATGCCGACGGCGAGCCCACCCGCGAGCCCTCCGTCATCACCGCCGATCCGCCCGGCAGCATTCTACCTCTGGGCGGTGTGGATTATGGCCACAAGGGCTACGGCCTCGCCCTGATGATCGAGGCCATGACCCAGGGGCTGTCCGGCTTCGGCCGCTCGGCAATGGCCACGGGCTGGGGAGCCTCGGTCTATGTCCAGGTGATGGACCCTGCCGCATTTGCCGGCGGCGACGCGTTCAATCGGGAAACGGGCTGGCTGGCGCGGGCCTGCCGCGACAATCCCCCCAGGCTGGGCGTGGAAAGAGTCCGCCTTCCGGGCGAGCGTGCCCTGGCACGCATGCGCGATGCACGGGAAAACGGTGTGCAACTCTATCCGGGCATCATGGACAGGCTGCTGACCAGGGCCCGGGAGCTCGGCGTCGCGACACCCGACGGCTGGACAGACTGA
- a CDS encoding ABC transporter permease has translation MAPVAIGALLLLGWETLVHLRNIPPYILPAPSLIASTMVNEWPNLWPSLMVTLQITTIALIAAVIGGGGLAILFSMSRLVELSLFPYAVVLQVTPVVAIAPLLLIYIDNTLVVVVIVAWIVAFFPILSNTTLGLNSADHNLRSLFELYRASRWQTLRHLRIPSAMPYFLGGLRIAGGLSLIGAVVAEYVAGTSGTGTGLAFRILEAGYRLQIPKMFAALILLAFTGIAIFIFFSTISHLALRSWHESAVKRES, from the coding sequence ATGGCCCCCGTGGCGATCGGCGCCCTGCTCCTGCTTGGCTGGGAAACGCTGGTCCATTTGCGCAACATTCCGCCCTACATCCTGCCCGCCCCCAGCCTCATCGCCTCGACCATGGTGAACGAATGGCCGAATCTGTGGCCGTCGCTCATGGTCACCCTGCAGATCACCACGATCGCCCTCATTGCCGCGGTGATCGGCGGGGGCGGGCTGGCGATCCTGTTTTCGATGTCGCGCCTCGTCGAACTCTCGCTGTTCCCCTACGCGGTCGTCCTTCAGGTCACGCCCGTCGTCGCCATCGCTCCCCTGCTGCTGATCTACATCGACAATACCCTGGTCGTGGTGGTCATCGTCGCCTGGATCGTCGCGTTCTTTCCGATCCTGTCCAACACGACCCTGGGACTCAATTCGGCCGACCACAACCTGCGCTCGCTGTTCGAGCTCTATCGCGCCTCGCGCTGGCAGACCCTGCGCCACCTGCGCATCCCGTCGGCCATGCCCTACTTCCTCGGCGGACTGCGCATCGCCGGCGGACTGTCGCTGATCGGAGCGGTCGTCGCCGAATATGTGGCAGGGACATCGGGAACCGGCACCGGCCTCGCGTTCCGCATTCTTGAGGCCGGTTACAGGCTGCAGATCCCCAAGATGTTTGCAGCACTCATCCTGCTGGCCTTCACCGGCATCGCTATTTTCATCTTTTTCTCCACCATCAGCCATCTGGCCCTGCGCAGTTGGCATGAAAGTGCCGTCAAACGAGAAAGCTGA
- a CDS encoding tagatose 1,6-diphosphate aldolase, giving the protein MTMTPGKLWGMRRLADDGGFFRMTALDQRPPIMNPIREKRRTPEAPDQDVAAVKRVIAQNLALGSSALLVDPIWAYGACIDVIPPSRGVVITLEDHRFEDTPGGRRSANIPDWSVEKIRRIGGDAVKVLAWYRPDAAPDIIEHQKAYVRAIGEDCRRYDIPFVFELLVYPFANAASDYEEDQKKHPELVIESVRTFAAPEYGVDIFKLESPIPARSVPEFGGTGSSEVQVLFDELNEAAGRPWVMLSAGASPADFKRVLHHAFKAGASGFLAGRAIWLEAFRHFPDLAAMGAELAARGTAYLDDLQALTAAAATPFHEIIDSKAVMRHTGFDLPQVYGGMK; this is encoded by the coding sequence ATGACGATGACACCCGGCAAGCTCTGGGGCATGCGGCGACTGGCGGACGATGGAGGTTTTTTCCGCATGACCGCCCTCGACCAGCGCCCGCCGATCATGAACCCGATCAGGGAGAAGCGGCGCACGCCGGAAGCGCCGGATCAGGATGTGGCAGCGGTCAAGCGGGTGATCGCCCAGAACCTCGCCCTTGGCTCGTCGGCCCTGCTGGTCGATCCGATATGGGCCTATGGCGCCTGTATCGACGTCATTCCACCGTCGCGCGGTGTGGTGATAACGCTTGAGGATCACCGTTTCGAGGACACGCCGGGCGGTCGCCGTTCGGCGAATATCCCCGACTGGAGCGTGGAAAAGATCCGCCGCATCGGCGGGGATGCCGTCAAGGTGCTGGCCTGGTACCGCCCGGACGCGGCGCCCGACATCATCGAGCACCAGAAGGCCTATGTCCGCGCCATCGGCGAGGATTGCCGGCGCTACGACATCCCGTTCGTCTTCGAACTCCTGGTCTATCCATTCGCCAATGCCGCCAGTGACTATGAGGAAGATCAAAAGAAACATCCCGAACTGGTGATCGAGAGTGTACGTACCTTTGCCGCACCTGAGTATGGCGTCGATATCTTCAAGCTGGAGAGCCCTATCCCGGCAAGATCCGTGCCCGAATTCGGCGGCACCGGCTCGTCCGAGGTCCAGGTCCTTTTCGACGAGCTGAACGAGGCCGCGGGCAGGCCGTGGGTGATGCTGTCCGCCGGCGCAAGCCCGGCCGACTTCAAGCGCGTGCTGCACCATGCCTTCAAGGCCGGTGCCTCGGGCTTCCTTGCGGGACGCGCAATCTGGCTCGAAGCCTTTCGCCATTTTCCCGACCTTGCAGCCATGGGTGCGGAGCTGGCCGCACGGGGTACGGCCTATCTCGATGACCTGCAGGCACTCACCGCCGCAGCCGCGACGCCGTTTCACGAGATCATCGACAGCAAGGCCGTCATGCGCCACACCGGCTTCGACCTGCCGCAGGTCTATGGCGGCATGAAATGA
- a CDS encoding ribokinase has translation MKRILTSGITVLDIMLPVKKLPAGDGKTLATGRQDVIGGIAANAALTVKKLDGIPVLSTRLGDDSTGDEIMRQLVAAGIDTSAVEWINGARSSLTAAIVDASGERMLINHSDAHLFHGQPDLSAVEADGVITDTRWLDGAFASLEFARERDIPGLLDFDMIPDARPYELIATASHVAFGAQGLHQLTGIADPADGLIEVRRRYPGWLAVTAGGKGVYWLEDNEVCHIPAFEVEVVDTLAAGDVFHGALALALAEGQPMRQALRFASAAAAIKCTQFGGGAGIPTRSQLERFLGERSGT, from the coding sequence ATGAAACGAATTCTCACGAGCGGTATTACCGTGCTCGATATCATGTTACCTGTGAAAAAGCTGCCAGCCGGAGATGGCAAGACACTGGCCACAGGCCGACAGGACGTGATCGGTGGCATTGCCGCCAACGCAGCGCTGACGGTGAAGAAACTCGATGGTATCCCGGTCCTGTCGACCCGGCTTGGTGACGATTCGACCGGCGACGAGATCATGCGCCAGCTTGTTGCAGCCGGAATCGACACGTCCGCCGTGGAATGGATCAACGGAGCCCGCAGCTCGCTCACGGCCGCCATCGTCGACGCCAGTGGCGAGCGCATGCTCATCAATCATTCCGATGCCCACCTGTTCCACGGCCAGCCCGACCTGTCTGCGGTCGAGGCGGATGGGGTCATCACCGACACGCGCTGGCTCGATGGTGCATTCGCCTCGCTGGAATTTGCCCGCGAACGGGATATTCCCGGCCTGCTGGACTTCGACATGATACCGGATGCGCGGCCATACGAGCTTATCGCCACTGCCAGCCATGTCGCCTTCGGCGCCCAGGGCCTGCATCAGCTCACCGGCATCGCCGACCCGGCGGACGGCCTCATCGAGGTCCGCAGGCGTTATCCCGGCTGGCTGGCCGTCACGGCGGGCGGCAAGGGGGTCTACTGGCTTGAGGACAACGAGGTATGCCACATACCGGCCTTCGAGGTCGAGGTCGTTGATACGCTCGCGGCCGGCGATGTCTTCCATGGTGCGTTGGCCCTGGCACTGGCCGAAGGGCAGCCGATGCGCCAGGCGCTACGCTTCGCCTCGGCAGCGGCGGCGATCAAATGCACGCAGTTCGGCGGCGGTGCCGGCATTCCGACCCGCAGCCAGCTCGAACGCTTTCTTGGGGAGAGGAGCGGCACATGA
- a CDS encoding hydroxyacid dehydrogenase, whose amino-acid sequence MTTIVITEFMDETAVERLKSRHETVYDPALVDKKEELLRQLGDCRALVVRNRTQVRGTLLEAASRLEVVGRLGVGLDNIDVDACKARGIEVCPASGANDLSVVEYVITSALMLLRGAYTSRQAMLDGGWPRNALMGRELAGRTMGLVGLGSIARGVAARATALGMGVIAHDPFVSVHDPAWEGIGHRSLDEVFEQADIVSLHVPLTAGTRHLADARRLALMREGSVLVNAARGGVVDEAALAEALRGGRPFGAALDVFETEPLTREAAAVFAGVDNLILTPHIAGVTEESNVRVSSVTADNVLRVLSQAR is encoded by the coding sequence ATGACCACGATCGTCATCACCGAGTTCATGGACGAGACAGCGGTCGAACGGCTGAAGTCCCGCCATGAGACTGTCTACGACCCGGCACTGGTCGACAAGAAGGAGGAGTTGCTTCGGCAACTGGGCGATTGCCGGGCATTGGTCGTGCGGAACCGGACGCAGGTGCGCGGTACGCTGCTGGAGGCTGCATCCCGCCTCGAAGTCGTCGGCAGGCTGGGCGTCGGGCTGGACAATATCGATGTCGATGCCTGCAAGGCGCGCGGCATCGAGGTCTGCCCGGCGAGCGGTGCCAATGACCTTTCCGTCGTCGAATATGTCATCACCTCGGCCCTGATGCTGCTGCGCGGCGCCTATACCTCGCGGCAGGCGATGCTGGATGGCGGGTGGCCACGCAATGCGCTGATGGGCCGCGAGCTTGCCGGGCGGACGATGGGGCTGGTGGGGCTCGGGTCCATCGCCCGGGGGGTGGCCGCGCGGGCCACGGCGCTCGGCATGGGCGTGATCGCCCATGACCCGTTCGTCAGTGTTCACGATCCGGCATGGGAAGGCATCGGCCACCGTTCCCTGGATGAGGTATTCGAGCAGGCGGATATCGTTTCGCTGCATGTGCCCCTCACGGCCGGAACCCGGCATCTGGCCGATGCGCGGCGGCTGGCGCTGATGCGCGAGGGGTCCGTCCTTGTCAACGCGGCGCGGGGGGGCGTGGTGGACGAGGCAGCCCTTGCGGAAGCCCTGCGCGGCGGGCGGCCGTTCGGCGCGGCGCTCGATGTCTTCGAGACCGAACCGCTGACCCGGGAGGCCGCGGCGGTCTTTGCCGGCGTCGACAACCTGATCCTCACGCCGCACATCGCCGGCGTCACCGAGGAAAGCAACGTGCGGGTCTCATCGGTCACCGCCGACAACGTCCTGCGTGTGCTCAGCCAAGCGCGTTGA
- a CDS encoding N-acetyltransferase: protein MRPFAQDDRPAVERLLTEAFPTPTESDLVDELRQAEDVIVELVAIEDGQLVGHVLLSRLNAPMHALALGPLGVAPDRQGRGIGTALVEAAVRDARRLDVQLVLVLGDPDYYGRFGFSAEDAASYDCVYASHYLMALRLDPACPRDGRIIYAAPFNALG from the coding sequence ATACGGCCGTTCGCACAGGATGATCGGCCGGCCGTGGAACGGTTACTGACGGAGGCTTTCCCGACTCCGACCGAATCCGACCTGGTCGATGAACTCCGCCAGGCGGAGGATGTGATCGTGGAACTCGTGGCAATCGAGGACGGTCAACTCGTCGGTCATGTCCTGCTGAGCCGGCTGAACGCGCCGATGCATGCCCTCGCTCTGGGACCGCTCGGCGTCGCGCCGGACCGGCAGGGGCGCGGGATCGGCACAGCTCTGGTCGAGGCGGCGGTCAGGGACGCGCGACGGCTGGACGTCCAGCTGGTCCTCGTCCTCGGCGACCCCGATTATTATGGCCGTTTCGGCTTTTCGGCCGAGGACGCAGCCTCGTATGACTGCGTCTATGCCTCGCACTACCTGATGGCCCTGCGTCTCGATCCCGCCTGCCCCCGCGATGGCCGGATCATCTACGCGGCACCGTTCAACGCGCTTGGCTGA
- a CDS encoding TIGR01459 family HAD-type hydrolase, translating to MSAPIFVDGLHAFFEHFDGFIIDQWGVLHNGSAPYEGALEGIEHLKRHGKRLVLLTNSGRRASTNERRMRELGFDTGVLEGIVTSGEATWSALRDGLLPAFGNVGKRCYFVTNGSDMGPIEGLDIEPVDDIGDADFLYFTFLQSEIDDVPQFDPLLERALARNLPFLCSNPDRIAVTANGMTAAPGSVAARYGDMGGEVIYVGKPHRPIYEACLAHLDGVDHSRIVCIGDSIEHDIKGANNMNLASCFIENGIHKDAFDKGADAGQALEKLVAEHGGRPTYVMPGFRW from the coding sequence GTGTCCGCACCGATTTTCGTCGATGGCCTGCACGCCTTTTTCGAACATTTCGACGGTTTCATCATCGATCAGTGGGGGGTCCTGCACAACGGCTCCGCCCCCTACGAGGGAGCCCTGGAAGGGATCGAGCACCTGAAACGGCACGGCAAGCGGCTGGTCCTGCTCACGAATTCCGGCCGCAGGGCGTCGACGAACGAGCGAAGGATGCGCGAACTCGGCTTCGATACGGGCGTATTGGAGGGCATTGTGACCTCCGGCGAAGCCACATGGTCGGCCCTTCGCGACGGCTTGCTGCCGGCGTTCGGGAATGTGGGAAAGCGCTGTTATTTCGTTACCAACGGTTCCGACATGGGCCCGATCGAGGGGCTCGACATCGAGCCGGTGGATGATATCGGAGATGCCGATTTCCTCTATTTCACCTTTCTCCAGTCGGAGATCGATGACGTTCCGCAATTTGATCCCCTGCTCGAACGGGCCCTTGCCCGAAACCTTCCCTTCCTGTGTTCGAATCCCGACCGCATCGCCGTGACAGCCAATGGCATGACCGCGGCACCGGGCTCGGTTGCCGCCCGCTACGGCGACATGGGCGGCGAGGTGATCTATGTCGGAAAGCCGCATCGGCCGATTTATGAAGCATGCCTTGCGCATCTCGACGGCGTCGACCATTCTCGAATTGTATGCATTGGCGATTCCATCGAACATGATATCAAGGGAGCCAATAACATGAATCTGGCCAGCTGTTTCATCGAGAACGGAATTCACAAGGACGCCTTTGACAAGGGCGCCGATGCCGGGCAAGCGCTTGAAAAGCTGGTCGCCGAACATGGCGGCCGGCCGACCTATGTGATGCCGGGCTTTCGCTGGTGA